A region of the Candidatus Kryptonium sp. genome:
TTAAAGTTTTGTGGTTAAAGATATCTTCGTTTTCAATTGCAACTATCGCAGTTAAATTCCCACCATATTTATTTCCGATATTTCTTGCCAGCTTGACTGCGTAATCGGTTTCAGGAAGATATGATGCGAAGTCGGAGTTAATTTTTAAGTTCTTCATTGAGTAAGCAAAAATTAGCGTCAAAACAATGATGATGAAAATAAGTATCTTACGATTGTTTATGATGAAGTTGCTAAATTTTTGCATTTTTCTGACTCATTTACTTTTTAATTATTCCGTAAAATAAGATGTCAAGCAAATTGTCAATGTCCTTTTCCGTCCATCGCGTATTCCCTTGAAAGACCCATGATTCAAAACCCTTCAAGGTAATTAAAATTGCAAGCGTTGTCATTTCAATATCTTTTACCTCAAATATACCTTTCGCAATTCCTTCTTTTAAGATTTCGCATATTGCGTTTGTTTCTTCTTCGTCATACTTTTTTCTGAATTTTTCAATGAATTTATAGTTTTCCAGGTATTCATCTTTCAATGCGCTGTAAAAATTTGCCAA
Encoded here:
- a CDS encoding TetR/AcrR family transcriptional regulator is translated as MIDIEKTKDEIVEIAREIFARFGFKKTTMEEIAKAVKKAKSSLYYYFQSKEEVFQAVIEQEAQVLREKIEKAISQENTPQGKLRSYIITRMKALKHLANFYSALKDEYLENYKFIEKFRKKYDEEETNAICEILKEGIAKGIFEVKDIEMTTLAILITLKGFESWVFQGNTRWTEKDIDNLLDILFYGIIKK